The following are encoded in a window of Arthrobacter sp. SLBN-100 genomic DNA:
- a CDS encoding helicase associated domain-containing protein: MTEARRAAPDPGFVRQYRQGTPASKIATAAGVAETTVRYHLQIAAREDPRIRDEHQAALAPATPRTTEAGLRNLADVLEFHEAHGRLPVSHGKTARERALAAWLANRRRQSAEGGLSRTYRDALAVIPGWDKPSTRKAEDDERWQQRLEELQKVRAAGGDWPRHQKTEDPHERTLGVWLHGQRIDYRAGRMDPAKEQKLNNLLPGWREGRGHRGGRRRIHPQT; encoded by the coding sequence ATGACTGAGGCCCGGCGCGCAGCACCCGACCCGGGGTTTGTCCGGCAGTACCGGCAAGGTACGCCGGCATCGAAGATCGCGACCGCGGCCGGCGTCGCGGAAACTACTGTCCGTTACCACCTGCAGATCGCCGCGAGGGAAGATCCGCGCATCCGGGACGAACACCAGGCGGCGTTGGCCCCTGCAACCCCTCGGACAACCGAAGCTGGCCTGCGAAACCTGGCCGATGTGCTTGAGTTCCATGAGGCCCACGGCCGGCTGCCGGTCAGTCACGGGAAGACGGCGCGGGAGCGTGCGCTGGCGGCGTGGCTGGCAAACCGCCGCCGGCAGTCTGCCGAGGGAGGCCTCTCCCGCACCTACCGTGATGCCCTGGCGGTGATTCCCGGATGGGACAAGCCCTCGACCCGCAAGGCAGAGGACGATGAGCGGTGGCAGCAGCGGTTGGAGGAGCTCCAAAAGGTCAGGGCCGCCGGCGGTGACTGGCCCCGGCACCAGAAGACGGAGGACCCCCACGAACGCACGCTGGGTGTGTGGCTGCACGGGCAGCGCATCGACTACCGCGCCGGCAGGATGGACCCGGCCAAAGAGCAGAAGCTGAACAATCTCCTGCCCGGCTGGCGGGAAGGCAGAGGGCACCGAGGTGGCCGGAGACGGATACATCCCCAAACATAG